The genomic interval CGACGTTTTAACTGCCAGTGAATTTCTACAAGATTTTGATTCCATCCTTATTCCTCCATTTTCTCTTCTATATCTGTTTAGTCTGTTCATTTGCCATGTATTTACTCATCAAAGCCTACAGTATTGGTGACAGAAGCCGGGAGAATGATTCTTTAAGACGGATACCGATTGATCGTTTTCGGTACAGTTTCCTAGTCATTTGGGTGGAAACGGCAATATCACCTTTGAATGCTGCCAACAGCCGCTCAGCTAACCCCTGGTCATACAAAAAAGCGTTCACTTCAAAATTAAGTCGGAAACTACGCACATCAATATTCGCTGTACCGACGGAGGCAATTTTTCCATCAACAATAATCGTCTTCGCGTGCAAGAAACCGTTCTGATAAATGTACACTTCCGCTCCTGCATTCAATAGGTCACCAACATAGGACATGGTTGCCCAATAGACAAACGGGTGATCCGGTTTGTTCGGGATCATCACTTTCACATCAACACCTGATAATGCAGCAATCCGCAATGTATCCTGCAGACTGTCATCCGGGATGAAGTAGGGTGTCTGTATATAGACATATTCTTTTGCCGACATGATCATTTTAATATAGCCATTTTTAATCTGTTCCCAATCAGAATCAGGACCGGATGATACAATCTGTACACCGACATCACCACATTTTTCCGTCGTATAGTACCGATCATCATACAAGATATCATTCCGGGATGCTTGGTTCCAGTCAAGAATAAAGCGTGTCTGCATATTAGCCACCGCATCGCCGCATATGCGCAAGTGTGTGTCTCGCCAGTATCCAAATCGTTTATTATGGCCCAGATACTCATCACCAATATTAAATCCGCCAATATAGCCGACTTTTGCATCGATAATTGCCAATTTACGGTGATTCCGGTAATTGATCTTTAAATTGATTTTCGGTATCTTTGGTGGAAAAAATGATTCAATCTGTACCCCTGCTTTTCGCATACGATTAAGAAACTTTTTGTTAATTCCCCGTGACCCCATATCATCGAATAGAACCCGCACTTCCACACCTTGCCTAGCCTTGCGAGTCAGTATACCGGCAATTTTCTTTCCCAGCTGGTCATGGCGTAAAATGTAATAGAGAAGATGGATATGATCATATGCATGTTCCAGATCCTCCATCATTGCAGCAAACTTCTCTTCCCCGTCAGTAAATATACGTACCTTGTTATTCTGGGTAAAAATGGCATCATTATTGTGCAAATGCAAATAAAAAAGATCTTTATACGCGCTTAGTCCCTGATGCTTGAAAGGAAAGCTGTTGTCCTCAATAGCGCGCAGCTGCTCCTGCACAGCCTTTTTCACACCAAGTTTACTTTTCGTATCCCACGTAAAAATGCGCTCGCCGCTGATGCGCCTACCAAAAATGAGATATAGTATAAATCCGGCAACAGGGACAAACATGAGCACCATCAGCCACGCCCATGTTGCCGTTGCATCCTTGCGCTCCAGAAAGATAATCGTCAGTGCAAGCGCAATATTAAATATAAGAATGCCGCCTACAATCATTGACCAGATGCCCACAAATAAAACCTCACTTTAACTGCCATACCATTACCTTTACTATAGCATAATTTTCCTTTTGGCTGTTATGCAGTAATGGCGACTCTCTTTAGAATATGCAGACACACGTCAACATACCCGTTACAAACAAGCCAAAAACAAAAAAACGCTTGGATATACATAAGTTATCCAACTTCTTTATTTTCATTTTGTCTTTTAACTAACATCCCGATGATTGAATAAGCTAATCTCATATAAGCTGATATTGCGGAAGTTAAATTGTAAAGCGTTTTTAGGAAGTTGCCACGTATAGCAATGAATCGCTACCGTTCTAATGCTGATGGTTTCATTTGGCATGCTGATTGCGTTTATCATGTCCGATAACAATAAAAAGTAATCCCTCATGTGGTTTGAACGGCCTTTGAGGGATTATTTTCCTTGAATGCGCCTAGCCCCTCTTGATGGGGTTCGGTCTATTATAACCGTTCCATGTTTCAGCATGGACGGTCTTTATTATCATATGCACTTTTTATGCTTCTATGTTTACTATACCACAAAATCCACGTTTGTTCACTTCTTTTCCCCTGTATTTTGTTGCTGTAATATACATCGACAGCATCAAATTGATAAAAAACACAGTTTCTTCATTCAATTACTGCGCCCGTTTCTATTTTATGGTCAGCCGGTTCCGATTATTATAAACCCAGTGGTTATCCACCCTAATGGTTTCATTTAAATCCCACCTTACAGTCTTAAACATTCAGGCCCGATTGGTGAATAAAGATTAATTTAGACTTTCCACTATATGCTATGTTTCGTTAGTTGAAAGTCTTCTTACACAATACAAATTAGCATTAATATTATAAGGATTTAACAGAGATTCATCACTGAAATTAACAGTGTAATTTGAGCATTGACAATAGCCATTGTGAACGGGGTAAAGGTATGTATTTACTATGCCGATTTAGACCTATTTTTAATAGCAATAAAAAAACAGCATACCAATTTCTAAGTTAGTTGATATGCCTGTTTCATTTGTTCATTCAATTTTCTCCACCAAGAAAGTAAACTACTCAATGTTCATGAGTGTTTTTTATGTTTAGTAAACGATTACGAGAGGCGGTGTACCTCTCGCTAGTTCGTTCTTTTGTGTTTTGCTCGAATAACGTGAACTGCATACAGACTTCTTTAAGACAAGGCGGATGCTATTCGCCTGCAGCTGTATGCGCCTCAGCCAGCTGCAATTGATCCAATGCCTGCTCGAGATCTGCCCATACATCCTGCCACGCTTCAAGACCGACCGATAAACGGATGAGTTGATCACTGATACCCATATCCGCACGTACATCTTCCGGAACGACGGAATGGGTCATCGTTGCCGGATGCTGAATCAATGTTTCGGCATCCCCGAGGCTAACAGCAATTTTAACAAAGTTCAGGCTGTTCAAGAGCTGTTGTGCCTCCGCTTTCGTCCCATTGATCTCAAATGATAAAAGCCCGCCGCCGCGTTTCATTTGCTTTTGACAAATGGCATAAGCTGGACTGGCTTCATCACCTGGATAAAAAACACGTGCGACCTTTGGATGCTGACGGAGCCGTTCGAAAATGTTCTCCGCGTTATCACAATGCCGGTCCAACCGAATCGGCAATGTCTTCAAGCCGCGGATCAACAGCCATGCATCAAACGGTGCCATGACACCACCAATATCTTTTTGGGTCGTCATCGCCACTTCATCAAGAAAATCTTTTTTCCCGACAGCAACCCCGGCAATGACATCCCCGTGCCCACCAATGTATTTCGTCGCACTATGCAAAACGACATCACAGCCTAAGTCAAGTGGCCGCTGCAAATATGGTGAGGAAAATGTATTATCAACGACGACCGGAATGTTATATTCATGCGCAACGTCAGCAACCATTTGTAAATCGATCAGT from Lentibacillus cibarius carries:
- the cls gene encoding cardiolipin synthase, whose protein sequence is MGIWSMIVGGILIFNIALALTIIFLERKDATATWAWLMVLMFVPVAGFILYLIFGRRISGERIFTWDTKSKLGVKKAVQEQLRAIEDNSFPFKHQGLSAYKDLFYLHLHNNDAIFTQNNKVRIFTDGEEKFAAMMEDLEHAYDHIHLLYYILRHDQLGKKIAGILTRKARQGVEVRVLFDDMGSRGINKKFLNRMRKAGVQIESFFPPKIPKINLKINYRNHRKLAIIDAKVGYIGGFNIGDEYLGHNKRFGYWRDTHLRICGDAVANMQTRFILDWNQASRNDILYDDRYYTTEKCGDVGVQIVSSGPDSDWEQIKNGYIKMIMSAKEYVYIQTPYFIPDDSLQDTLRIAALSGVDVKVMIPNKPDHPFVYWATMSYVGDLLNAGAEVYIYQNGFLHAKTIIVDGKIASVGTANIDVRSFRLNFEVNAFLYDQGLAERLLAAFKGDIAVSTQMTRKLYRKRSIGIRLKESFSRLLSPIL
- the megL gene encoding methionine gamma-lyase; amino-acid sequence: MTKNNKRFETSVIHDGYDANDMLGSLSSPLFQTSTFTFETAEQGERRFAGEEDGYIYSRLGNPTVSVLEEKMAALENGERGLAFSSGMAAVSAILIALTKANDHIVCSSGLYGCTFGLLSMMKEKYHITHDFSEMRTKEEVRDCIKPETACIYVETPINPTMKLIDLQMVADVAHEYNIPVVVDNTFSSPYLQRPLDLGCDVVLHSATKYIGGHGDVIAGVAVGKKDFLDEVAMTTQKDIGGVMAPFDAWLLIRGLKTLPIRLDRHCDNAENIFERLRQHPKVARVFYPGDEASPAYAICQKQMKRGGGLLSFEINGTKAEAQQLLNSLNFVKIAVSLGDAETLIQHPATMTHSVVPEDVRADMGISDQLIRLSVGLEAWQDVWADLEQALDQLQLAEAHTAAGE